TGCGGTCGAGGAGAAGCGGACGATGACATTTCTTCCGGCACCGACCCCTGCCTATGCCATGCTGGATTTTTCCAGCACGCTGAAAGCGCTTGATGGGAAGACCGTGTTGTTGGACGGCGATCCCGAGCACGCGGGCATCCAGCTCCGGGCGGCGGACCAGCTCGACCGCACCAAGACGCGCTACCTTTATCCGCAGAAGAATGCCGATGCTCACCGCGACCAGGATTACCCTTGGCTCGCTTGCTCCTACGTGTTGGGGGAAAAGACCTATAGCGTGGTCTATCTGAATCACCCCGGGAACCCGAAGATCGCGAAATATTCGGCCTATCGGGACTACGCCCGCTTCGGTGCGTTCTTCAAGACCACACTGGAGAAAGACCAGGAATCCACGCTGAAGATCCGGTTTATCTTCTTGGAATCCGCGCTGCCACCGGCCGATTGGATCCAGAAGCAGTATAACTCCTATACGGGCCTGAAGGATAAGGCTCCGGAGACGACGGAGAAGGGGCCCAGTTAAGGGTGGCTTGGTCACTCTTTCCGGATTCGCATTGATTCCGCACGGACCGGCTGGACGGTGGATCGCCGCGTTTCCGGCAGGCGATCGAATGTGTCCGGGCTCTCAGCGTCTAGGATGACCGCAAGGAAGGCGCCTGTTACCACGGCCGTGCAGCAGGGACGTGGGAGTTCTAGGCGTGCTCCTTTGCACGATTCTGCTTCCTCGCCTAGCGGCGGAAGTGCGGGCCGTCGGTTCGTCAACCGACGGCCCTATGAGTCCGGAAACAAACCCA
This portion of the Luteolibacter luteus genome encodes:
- a CDS encoding DUF6807 family protein produces the protein MLSLRKASACSLLVSFSCASLALAQSGYDIRDDKKQKQLDVLQSGKLVGRYFYDFDNSSGKRREDTFKTFLQIYNPAGDLAITKALGGEFNHHRGIFIGWNKITIDGEAFDCWHGHGGAQLHQDFSKVLADKRGASFTSHLLWEKGKNGPPAVEEKRTMTFLPAPTPAYAMLDFSSTLKALDGKTVLLDGDPEHAGIQLRAADQLDRTKTRYLYPQKNADAHRDQDYPWLACSYVLGEKTYSVVYLNHPGNPKIAKYSAYRDYARFGAFFKTTLEKDQESTLKIRFIFLESALPPADWIQKQYNSYTGLKDKAPETTEKGPS